One window of Nocardia nova SH22a genomic DNA carries:
- a CDS encoding enoyl-CoA hydratase — protein MSFVLVEKPRPHVALVTLNRPDRMNAMAFDVMVPLRETLEAVAADNEVRVVVLTGAGHGFCSGADLQGAGRVPNIDGLTRTTVARRSMDLLDNVMTTLRRMHQPVIAAINGAAIGGGFCLSMATDIRIASQEAYFRAAGINNGLTSAELGISYLLPRAIGASRAFEIMLSGRDVDAAEAERIGLVSRTVASEDLLDTCYELAERIIGYSRVGTELTKRMLWSGMEASSLESHMQHEGTAQLYVRLTTENFDEAIRARRDRRTPVYED, from the coding sequence ATGTCGTTCGTGCTCGTCGAGAAGCCGCGCCCGCACGTGGCACTGGTCACCCTCAACCGGCCGGATCGCATGAACGCGATGGCCTTCGACGTGATGGTTCCGCTGCGCGAAACCCTCGAGGCGGTGGCCGCCGACAACGAGGTGCGCGTGGTGGTCCTCACCGGCGCCGGGCACGGCTTCTGCTCCGGCGCCGATCTCCAGGGCGCCGGGCGGGTCCCCAATATCGACGGCCTCACCCGCACCACGGTGGCGCGCCGGTCGATGGACCTGCTCGACAATGTGATGACGACACTGCGGCGCATGCATCAGCCGGTGATCGCGGCGATCAACGGCGCCGCGATCGGCGGCGGCTTCTGCCTGAGCATGGCGACCGATATCCGAATCGCCTCGCAGGAGGCGTATTTCCGCGCCGCGGGCATCAACAACGGGCTCACCTCCGCGGAGCTGGGCATCAGTTATCTGCTGCCGCGGGCGATCGGCGCGTCGCGGGCCTTCGAGATCATGCTGTCCGGGCGCGATGTCGACGCCGCCGAGGCCGAGCGGATCGGATTGGTCTCGCGCACAGTCGCCTCCGAGGACCTGCTCGACACCTGCTACGAACTGGCCGAGCGGATCATCGGATACAGCCGGGTCGGCACCGAACTCACCAAGCGCATGCTGTGGAGCGGTATGGAGGCGAGCAGCCTGGAATCGCATATGCAGCACGAGGGAACGGCCCAGTTGTACGTGCGCTTGACCACCGAGAACTTCGACGAGGCCATCCGCGCCCGCCGGGACCGGCGCACCCCCGTCTACGAGGACTGA
- the dxs gene encoding 1-deoxy-D-xylulose-5-phosphate synthase has protein sequence MGVLSRVDTPEDLRGLTVPQLRELAEEIREFLVRKVAVTGGHLGPNLGVVELTIALHRVFDSPADPIIFDTGHQSYVHKILTGRKDGFDRLRKHGGLSGYPSRAESEHDWVESSHASASLSYADGLAKAFALTGRNRHVVAVVGDGALTGGMCWEALNNIAAGPDRSLIVVVNDNGRSYSPTIGGLADRLTALRMQPAYEQALDATKRFVQGIPRVGGSAYSMLHALKTGIKDAVSPQELFSDLGLKYVGPVDGHDPVALEAALRRAKDFGGPVVVHAVTLKGRGYQPAVDHVADQMHSIGAIDPETGRPTGGKTVGWTSVFTEELIRHGEQRDDVVAITAAMSGPTGLAPFGERFPDRLFDVGIAEQHAMTSAAGLALGGLHPVVAIYSTFLNRAFDQLLMDVALLKLPVTLVLDRAGITGEDGASHNGMWDLSVLGIVPGIRVAAPRDAVTLREELAEALAVADGPTALRFPKGAVVEEVSALERLDGVDVLRMPEGASAQAVRGDVLLVAVGALGATAVAAADLLAAQGVSVTVVDPRWVLPVSDTIVKLAENYRLVVTVEDGGVHGGIGSTVSARLRQSGLDVPTRELGVPQQFLDHSSRAQIHQELGLTAESIAERITRWLSGGTV, from the coding sequence GTGGGAGTTCTTTCCCGGGTCGATACGCCCGAGGACCTGCGCGGGCTGACGGTACCCCAGCTGCGCGAGCTGGCCGAGGAGATTCGGGAGTTCCTGGTCCGCAAGGTCGCGGTCACCGGTGGCCATCTGGGGCCGAATCTGGGCGTGGTGGAACTGACCATCGCCCTGCACCGGGTCTTCGACTCGCCGGCCGACCCGATCATCTTCGACACCGGCCATCAGTCCTATGTGCACAAGATCCTCACCGGCCGCAAGGACGGCTTCGACCGGTTGCGCAAACACGGTGGGCTGTCGGGGTATCCGAGCCGCGCCGAGAGCGAGCACGACTGGGTCGAGTCCTCGCACGCGTCGGCCTCGCTGTCCTATGCCGACGGCCTGGCCAAGGCGTTCGCGCTTACGGGCCGGAATCGGCACGTGGTGGCCGTGGTCGGCGACGGCGCCCTCACCGGCGGGATGTGCTGGGAGGCACTGAACAATATCGCCGCCGGTCCGGACCGCTCGCTGATCGTGGTCGTCAACGACAACGGCCGCTCCTACTCGCCGACCATCGGCGGACTGGCCGACCGGCTCACCGCACTGCGCATGCAGCCCGCCTACGAGCAGGCCCTCGACGCCACCAAGCGGTTCGTCCAGGGCATCCCGCGAGTCGGGGGCTCGGCCTATTCGATGCTGCACGCGCTCAAGACCGGGATCAAGGACGCCGTCTCCCCGCAGGAGCTGTTCAGCGATCTCGGGCTCAAATATGTGGGCCCGGTCGACGGACACGATCCGGTCGCCCTCGAGGCGGCCCTGCGCCGGGCCAAGGATTTCGGCGGACCCGTCGTGGTGCACGCGGTGACCCTGAAGGGGCGTGGATATCAGCCCGCGGTCGATCACGTCGCCGATCAGATGCACTCCATCGGCGCCATCGATCCCGAGACCGGGCGGCCGACCGGCGGTAAGACCGTCGGCTGGACCTCGGTGTTCACCGAGGAGCTCATCCGCCACGGTGAACAGCGCGACGATGTCGTCGCGATCACCGCCGCCATGTCGGGACCGACCGGGCTGGCCCCCTTCGGCGAGCGCTTCCCCGACCGGCTCTTCGATGTCGGAATCGCCGAACAGCACGCGATGACCTCGGCGGCCGGGCTGGCACTCGGCGGTCTGCATCCGGTGGTCGCGATCTATTCGACCTTCCTCAATCGCGCCTTCGATCAGCTGCTGATGGATGTCGCACTGCTGAAACTGCCGGTGACCCTGGTGCTGGATCGCGCGGGCATCACCGGCGAGGACGGCGCCAGCCACAATGGCATGTGGGATCTGTCGGTGCTGGGCATCGTGCCCGGGATCCGGGTGGCCGCACCGCGCGATGCGGTGACCCTGCGTGAGGAGCTGGCCGAGGCACTGGCCGTCGCCGACGGCCCGACCGCACTGCGCTTCCCCAAAGGCGCTGTCGTCGAAGAGGTTTCGGCGCTGGAGCGGCTCGACGGCGTCGATGTGCTGCGGATGCCCGAGGGCGCTTCGGCGCAGGCGGTCCGCGGCGATGTGCTGCTGGTGGCCGTCGGCGCACTGGGCGCTACCGCCGTGGCCGCGGCGGATCTGCTGGCGGCACAGGGTGTTTCGGTGACGGTGGTGGATCCGCGCTGGGTGCTGCCGGTATCGGACACCATCGTCAAACTGGCCGAGAACTACCGGCTGGTGGTGACCGTCGAGGACGGTGGCGTGCACGGCGGTATCGGCAGCACCGTGTCCGCGCGGTTGCGGCAGTCGGGTCTGGACGTGCCGACTCGTGAACTCGGCGTCCCGCAGCAGTTCCTCGATCACTCATCGCGCGCGCAGATCCATCAGGAGCTGGGTCTGACGGCGGAGAGCATCGCCGAGCGCATTACCCGGTGGTTGTCCGGCGGCACCGTGTAG
- a CDS encoding SIMPL domain-containing protein: MTTEQPRPAHIASDRPGTVTTFGHGSATATPDRMQVSISVETRAESVALAYGRAGERTAAVTDALRRDGVAAADIATTGLSVRTETTWVENEGNRITGYVATTSLAIGLRIPASGGDAADPAAIIARAVEAGGDDVRLGGLNLTVADRAELLIRAREAAWDDALDRARRYAARAERGLGPVLEITENATAAPEPRGEIRFMAARVGGDTPVGVEYGEQQVGADLRVTWQLD, translated from the coding sequence ATGACCACCGAGCAGCCGCGACCTGCGCACATCGCCTCCGATCGGCCGGGAACCGTCACCACATTCGGCCACGGCAGCGCCACCGCGACCCCCGACCGGATGCAGGTGTCGATCTCGGTCGAGACCCGGGCGGAGTCGGTGGCACTCGCCTACGGGCGGGCCGGTGAGCGAACCGCCGCGGTCACCGACGCGCTGCGCCGCGACGGTGTCGCCGCGGCCGATATCGCCACCACCGGACTGTCCGTCCGCACCGAGACGACCTGGGTCGAGAACGAGGGCAACCGCATCACCGGCTATGTGGCCACCACCTCGCTGGCCATCGGCCTGCGCATACCCGCCAGCGGCGGCGACGCGGCCGATCCGGCGGCGATCATCGCCCGCGCGGTCGAGGCCGGAGGCGACGACGTCCGGCTCGGCGGTCTGAACCTCACCGTCGCCGATCGGGCGGAGTTGCTGATCCGGGCCCGCGAGGCGGCCTGGGACGACGCCCTCGACCGGGCCCGGCGCTATGCGGCACGGGCCGAGCGCGGCCTGGGCCCGGTGCTGGAGATCACCGAGAACGCCACGGCCGCACCGGAACCCCGGGGCGAGATCCGTTTCATGGCCGCGCGCGTCGGCGGCGACACACCGGTCGGCGTCGAATACGGAGAGCAGCAGGTCGGCGCCGATCTGCGCGTGACCTGGCAATTGGATTGA
- a CDS encoding class I SAM-dependent RNA methyltransferase has product MSPKPDWFGETFRVRLGAPGHGGFCVARHEGRVLFVRHGLPGELVLARVSEDRGGSFCRAEAIEILEPSPDRVASNCPVSGPGGAGCCDFSFATPEAQRKLKAAVVGEQLRRLAGWETEVVVEPIPEPGESSRAATAGPGGAAGSGGAAESAVAVGSGGAAGSGGNGPETEWRTRVRLVADAAGHAGVHRYRSTDVITDLRCPQPVPGALDGIADRTWTPGAELVIAVDADGLQHIVELAPTAAPRRGGDRRATAARRAAAHARRAERVIAGSGRAVQYVAGRRWEVSATGFWQAHRGAAQRYSDLVAEWADLGSGATAWDLYCGAGVFAARLAEQAGPRGAVLGVESSRSAVADGTAALRDLPGVHLHADRVERWITERDDTPRVVVLDPPRAGAGKQVITPLTAANPGRIIHIGCDPAAFARDIGLYHDAGYRVGALRAFDAFPGTHHVECVALLERR; this is encoded by the coding sequence GTGAGCCCGAAACCGGATTGGTTCGGCGAGACCTTCCGGGTGCGGCTCGGCGCACCCGGGCACGGCGGTTTCTGCGTCGCGCGGCACGAGGGCCGGGTGCTGTTCGTGCGGCACGGACTGCCCGGTGAACTGGTGCTCGCCAGGGTGAGCGAGGACCGGGGCGGTTCGTTCTGCCGGGCCGAGGCGATCGAGATCCTGGAACCGTCACCGGACCGGGTGGCGTCGAACTGCCCGGTGTCCGGTCCCGGGGGAGCGGGCTGCTGCGATTTCTCCTTCGCGACACCCGAGGCGCAGCGGAAGCTGAAGGCCGCAGTGGTCGGCGAGCAGTTGCGGCGGCTGGCGGGGTGGGAGACGGAGGTCGTCGTCGAGCCGATCCCGGAGCCGGGCGAGTCGTCTCGCGCCGCCACGGCCGGGCCCGGTGGCGCGGCCGGGTCCGGCGGTGCGGCTGAGTCTGCCGTCGCGGTTGGGTCCGGCGGTGCGGCCGGGTCCGGTGGGAATGGTCCGGAGACCGAGTGGCGCACCCGGGTGCGGCTGGTGGCAGATGCCGCTGGACATGCCGGTGTGCACCGCTATCGCAGTACCGACGTGATCACGGATCTGCGCTGCCCGCAACCGGTTCCGGGGGCCTTGGACGGCATCGCCGACCGCACCTGGACGCCCGGCGCGGAACTCGTGATCGCGGTCGACGCGGACGGACTGCAGCACATCGTCGAACTGGCTCCGACAGCAGCGCCTCGTCGTGGCGGAGATCGGCGCGCCACCGCGGCCCGCCGGGCCGCGGCACATGCCCGGCGTGCCGAGCGGGTGATCGCCGGGAGCGGCCGCGCCGTGCAATACGTGGCCGGACGCCGCTGGGAGGTCTCGGCCACCGGATTCTGGCAGGCGCATCGCGGTGCGGCGCAACGCTATTCGGATCTGGTCGCCGAATGGGCCGATCTGGGGTCCGGAGCGACCGCCTGGGATCTGTATTGCGGCGCGGGCGTTTTCGCCGCCCGGCTCGCGGAACAGGCGGGCCCCCGCGGTGCGGTGCTGGGTGTCGAATCGTCACGATCGGCGGTGGCCGACGGCACCGCGGCCCTGCGCGATCTGCCGGGCGTGCACCTGCACGCCGATCGAGTCGAACGCTGGATCACCGAGCGCGACGACACGCCCCGGGTGGTGGTCCTCGACCCGCCGCGCGCCGGTGCGGGCAAACAGGTCATCACCCCGCTCACCGCCGCGAATCCCGGCCGGATCATCCACATCGGATGCGATCCCGCCGCCTTCGCCCGCGATATCGGGCTCTATCACGACGCGGGTTACCGGGTCGGCGCGCTGCGTGCCTTCGACGCCTTCCCGGGCACGCATCACGTGGAATGCGTGGCGCTGCTCGAACGGCGGTGA
- a CDS encoding APC family permease, with translation MSKLTTAVKRMVVGRPFRSDSLGHTLLPKRIALPVFASDALSSVAYAPEEIFLVLSTAGLSAYVYTPWIGLAVATVMAVVVASYRQNVHAYPSGGGDYEVATVNLGPMAGLTVGSALMVDYVLTVAVSISSAASNIGSAVPFVATHKVLFAVAAIVLLTAINLRGVRESGTAFSIPTYGFMIGIFLMLGWGVVRIFVFGDDLHAESSGFSLNGNESHLQGIAFAFLIARAFSSGCAALTGVEAISNGVPAFRKPKSRNAATTLLMLGLIAITLLMGIILMARKLGVVFAASSSDLVGAPPGYEQKTLVAQLAHTIFDGFPAGFFYITIVTALILVLAANTAFNGFPVLASILAQDRFLPRQLHTRGDRLAFSNGILFLSGAAIAFVVLFGAEVTHLIQLYIVGVFVSFVLSQTGMLRHWTRLLRTETDPAVRRRMLRSRVINAIGLTMTGAVLIIVLITKFLAGAWIAIVTMAAIFVLMRLIRRHYDTVGRELEEQEFTGVLPSRTHSIVLVSKLHLPTRRALAYARATRPDTLEAVTVNVDEPDTRALVREWGDSDIPVPLKVIESPYREITKPVVDYVKRVRKDSPRDVVTVFIPEYVVGHWWEQLLHNQSALRLKGRLLFEPGVMVTSVPWQLSSSTKAHRPEVVNAPGSVRRGFEDRR, from the coding sequence GTGTCCAAGTTGACGACGGCCGTCAAGCGTATGGTGGTCGGCCGCCCTTTCCGTAGCGATTCCCTGGGACATACTCTGCTGCCCAAGCGGATCGCGTTGCCCGTCTTCGCCTCCGACGCCCTGTCGTCGGTGGCGTACGCGCCCGAGGAGATCTTCCTCGTGCTGTCCACGGCGGGGTTGTCCGCCTACGTCTACACGCCGTGGATCGGGCTGGCGGTGGCGACCGTCATGGCGGTCGTGGTCGCCAGTTACCGGCAGAACGTGCACGCCTATCCGTCCGGTGGCGGTGACTACGAGGTCGCCACGGTCAACCTCGGTCCGATGGCCGGGCTCACCGTCGGCAGCGCGCTGATGGTCGACTACGTGCTCACGGTCGCGGTGTCGATCTCCTCGGCGGCGTCGAACATCGGTTCGGCGGTGCCGTTCGTCGCGACCCACAAGGTGCTGTTCGCGGTGGCGGCGATCGTGTTGCTGACCGCGATCAATCTGCGCGGGGTGCGGGAGTCGGGCACGGCGTTCTCGATCCCCACCTACGGCTTCATGATCGGGATCTTCCTGATGCTCGGCTGGGGTGTGGTGCGGATCTTCGTCTTCGGTGACGATCTGCACGCCGAATCGTCCGGATTCAGTCTCAACGGCAACGAATCACATCTGCAGGGCATCGCCTTCGCCTTCCTGATCGCGCGCGCGTTCTCCTCCGGATGTGCGGCGCTGACCGGTGTGGAGGCGATCAGCAACGGTGTGCCCGCCTTCCGCAAACCGAAATCCCGCAACGCGGCCACGACACTGCTGATGCTGGGACTCATCGCGATCACCCTGCTGATGGGCATCATCCTGATGGCTCGCAAACTGGGGGTGGTGTTCGCGGCGAGTTCGTCCGATCTGGTCGGCGCCCCGCCCGGATACGAGCAGAAGACACTCGTGGCCCAGCTCGCCCACACGATCTTCGACGGCTTCCCGGCCGGTTTCTTCTACATCACCATCGTCACCGCGCTGATCCTGGTGCTGGCGGCCAACACCGCCTTCAACGGGTTCCCGGTTCTCGCGTCGATCCTGGCTCAGGATCGTTTCCTGCCGCGGCAATTGCACACTCGCGGCGACCGGCTGGCCTTCAGCAACGGCATCCTGTTCCTGTCCGGCGCCGCGATCGCCTTCGTGGTGTTGTTCGGCGCCGAGGTGACGCACCTGATCCAGCTCTACATCGTCGGCGTGTTCGTTTCCTTCGTGCTGAGCCAGACCGGCATGCTCCGGCACTGGACCCGGCTGCTGCGGACCGAGACCGATCCGGCGGTGCGGCGGCGGATGCTGCGCTCCCGCGTGATCAACGCCATCGGCCTGACCATGACCGGCGCCGTGCTGATCATCGTGCTGATCACGAAATTCCTTGCCGGAGCGTGGATCGCGATCGTGACCATGGCGGCGATCTTCGTCCTGATGCGCCTGATCCGCCGTCATTACGACACGGTGGGCCGTGAACTCGAGGAACAGGAGTTCACGGGCGTACTGCCCAGCCGGACCCATTCGATCGTGCTGGTGTCGAAGCTGCATCTGCCGACCCGGCGCGCCCTGGCCTACGCCCGCGCCACCCGGCCCGACACGCTCGAAGCCGTCACCGTCAACGTGGACGAACCCGATACCCGGGCGCTGGTGCGGGAGTGGGGCGACAGCGATATTCCGGTGCCGCTCAAGGTGATCGAATCGCCGTACCGCGAAATCACCAAGCCCGTCGTCGATTACGTCAAGCGGGTGCGCAAGGATTCGCCGCGCGACGTCGTGACCGTCTTCATCCCCGAATACGTGGTGGGGCACTGGTGGGAACAGTTGCTGCACAACCAGAGTGCGCTGCGGCTCAAGGGCCGCCTGCTGTTCGAACCGGGCGTGATGGTGACCAGTGTGCCGTGGCAGCTCAGCTCGTCGACCAAGGCCCACCGCCCGGAGGTCGTCAACGCGCCCGGTTCGGTCCGGCGCGGATTCGAGGATCGCCGGTGA
- a CDS encoding potassium channel family protein has product MYVVIMGCGRVGSALARALIRIGHEVAVIDRDPGAFLRLGKDFPGERVTGVGFDRDVLIRAGIERAGAFAAVSNGDNSNIIAARVARETFGVDRVVARIYDAKRAAVYERLGIPTIATVPWTTDRFLRTLTGDETTATWRDPTGAASVTELVLHEDWFGRTVRELEDAIPVRVAFLIRYGQALLPTSKTVLQADDAVYVAAVSERVGEVVAVAATAPSSEDQS; this is encoded by the coding sequence GTGTACGTAGTGATCATGGGGTGCGGCCGAGTCGGCTCCGCTCTGGCGCGCGCCCTGATCCGGATAGGCCACGAGGTCGCCGTGATCGATCGCGATCCGGGCGCATTCCTGCGCCTGGGCAAGGACTTTCCCGGTGAGCGGGTGACCGGTGTCGGATTCGACCGGGATGTGTTGATCCGGGCGGGAATCGAGCGAGCGGGAGCGTTCGCCGCCGTGTCCAACGGGGACAACTCGAATATCATCGCCGCCCGCGTGGCCCGCGAAACCTTCGGTGTGGATCGCGTCGTCGCCCGCATCTACGACGCGAAACGCGCGGCGGTCTACGAGCGGCTCGGCATCCCGACCATCGCGACCGTCCCGTGGACCACCGACCGGTTCCTGCGCACCCTCACCGGCGACGAAACCACCGCCACCTGGCGAGATCCCACCGGCGCCGCCTCGGTCACCGAACTCGTCCTGCACGAGGACTGGTTCGGGCGCACCGTGCGCGAACTGGAGGACGCGATCCCGGTCCGGGTGGCCTTCCTCATCCGCTACGGGCAGGCGCTGCTGCCCACCAGCAAGACGGTGCTGCAGGCCGACGACGCCGTCTACGTCGCCGCCGTCTCCGAGCGCGTCGGCGAGGTCGTCGCCGTCGCGGCCACCGCACCGTCGAGCGAGGACCAGTCGTGA
- a CDS encoding potassium channel family protein — MKVAIAGAGAVGRSIAQELLRGGHRVTLLERRLDHIDPAVAPAATWVHGDACELELLEEAGLQDYEVVIAATGDDKANLVFSLLAKTEFGMRRVVARVNDPRNEWLFDESWGVDVAVSTPRLLASLAEEAVSVGDLVRLMTLRQGQANLVEITLPTDTALAGRAVRTLSLPRDVALVTILRGGRVIVPQPDDPLEGEDELLFVSSVEAEDELRRSLTGEPAGSAEA, encoded by the coding sequence GTGAAAGTTGCGATCGCGGGGGCCGGTGCCGTCGGCCGCTCAATTGCCCAGGAGTTGCTGCGTGGCGGTCACCGGGTCACGCTGCTCGAGCGACGGCTCGATCACATCGACCCCGCGGTGGCGCCCGCCGCCACCTGGGTGCACGGCGATGCCTGCGAACTCGAGCTGCTCGAGGAGGCGGGGCTGCAGGATTACGAGGTGGTGATCGCGGCCACCGGTGACGACAAGGCGAATCTGGTGTTCAGCCTGCTCGCGAAGACCGAATTCGGGATGCGGCGGGTGGTGGCCCGGGTCAACGATCCGCGCAACGAATGGCTGTTCGACGAGTCCTGGGGTGTGGACGTCGCGGTGTCGACGCCGCGACTGCTGGCCTCGCTGGCCGAGGAGGCGGTGTCGGTGGGCGATCTGGTCCGGCTGATGACACTGCGGCAGGGCCAGGCCAATCTGGTGGAGATCACCCTGCCCACCGATACCGCGCTGGCCGGGCGCGCGGTGCGGACCCTGTCGCTGCCTCGCGACGTCGCCCTGGTGACGATCCTGCGCGGCGGCCGGGTGATCGTGCCGCAGCCCGACGATCCGCTCGAGGGCGAGGACGAACTGCTGTTCGTGTCGTCGGTCGAGGCCGAGGACGAACTGCGCCGCAGCCTCACCGGCGAACCCGCCGGGAGCGCGGAAGCCTAG
- a CDS encoding sigma-70 family RNA polymerase sigma factor: MVTENDTVATSSPAKGAGVRSPRSAPAGSDSRRAAAELDRLIGPAAAGDQRAVTEIVRIVHPLVRRYCAARVGTSNPHVTADDIAQEICIATVTAIPRYRDQGKSFLAFVYGISANKVADAFRRAQQHPSYPVAEFPDAASTAPGPEELALNLERRQATRELMEILAPAHREVLVMRIVLGWTAAQTAEAIGTSPGVVRVMQHRALTKLRARLTAGTA; this comes from the coding sequence GTGGTTACCGAGAACGACACGGTGGCGACGAGCAGCCCGGCGAAGGGCGCGGGTGTCCGCTCACCGAGATCGGCGCCCGCCGGATCCGACAGCCGCCGCGCCGCCGCCGAACTCGATCGGCTGATCGGCCCGGCCGCCGCGGGAGATCAGCGCGCGGTCACCGAGATCGTCCGGATCGTGCATCCGCTGGTGCGCCGCTACTGCGCCGCCCGGGTCGGCACGAGCAATCCGCACGTCACCGCCGACGACATCGCGCAGGAGATCTGCATCGCGACCGTCACCGCGATTCCGCGCTACCGCGACCAGGGAAAATCCTTCCTGGCCTTCGTCTACGGCATCTCCGCCAACAAGGTCGCCGACGCGTTCCGCCGTGCCCAGCAGCATCCGTCGTATCCGGTCGCCGAATTCCCCGACGCCGCCTCGACCGCACCGGGGCCGGAGGAACTGGCCCTGAATCTCGAGCGCCGCCAGGCCACCCGCGAACTGATGGAGATTCTGGCCCCCGCCCACCGCGAGGTGCTGGTGATGCGGATCGTGCTCGGCTGGACCGCGGCGCAGACCGCGGAGGCGATCGGCACCAGTCCGGGCGTGGTGCGGGTGATGCAGCACCGGGCGCTGACCAAGCTGCGGGCCCGGCTGACCGCCGGAACCGCCTGA
- a CDS encoding DUF3159 domain-containing protein — MDRDRRSGDSDPDDSYPDEVREAEIQQTLLEQLGGISGLVYSTLPVVVFVPANTLWGLTVAIWTALGVAAGVLVWRLARRSPIQPAISGFIGVAVCAFIAHRTGAAKGYFLFGIWASLVYAGVFLASIVVRWPLAGVIWGVLNGHGHEWRSDRRAMRLYDLATVVWVVLFVARFLVQNHFYDTDATGWLAAARIGMGWPLTAVALLVTVWAVRRAGHMPASSTAD; from the coding sequence ATGGACCGTGATCGCCGCTCCGGTGACTCCGATCCCGACGACTCGTACCCCGACGAGGTGCGCGAGGCCGAGATCCAGCAGACGCTGCTCGAACAGCTCGGCGGGATCAGCGGCCTGGTCTACTCCACCCTGCCGGTGGTCGTGTTCGTCCCCGCCAACACCCTGTGGGGCCTGACCGTCGCCATCTGGACGGCGCTGGGCGTCGCCGCGGGCGTGCTGGTCTGGCGGCTGGCGCGCCGCTCGCCGATCCAGCCCGCGATCTCCGGATTCATCGGCGTCGCGGTCTGCGCGTTCATCGCGCATCGCACCGGCGCGGCGAAGGGCTATTTCCTGTTCGGCATCTGGGCGAGTCTGGTGTACGCGGGTGTTTTCCTGGCGTCGATCGTGGTGCGCTGGCCGCTGGCCGGGGTGATCTGGGGAGTGCTCAACGGGCACGGGCACGAGTGGCGCTCGGATCGCCGCGCGATGCGCCTCTACGATCTGGCCACCGTGGTGTGGGTGGTCCTTTTCGTCGCCCGTTTCCTGGTGCAGAACCACTTCTACGACACCGACGCCACCGGCTGGCTGGCCGCCGCCCGCATCGGGATGGGCTGGCCGCTGACCGCGGTGGCACTCCTGGTCACCGTCTGGGCCGTGCGTCGCGCGGGGCATATGCCCGCCTCGTCCACCGCGGACTGA
- a CDS encoding OB-fold nucleic acid binding domain-containing protein, with translation MPFTGGNKTGSGAVGKVGPDSGYFRRLGRRLTADLDVLDAEELAETSEASGACRAAECRRGEEVTMLGRLRSVEACPKSASATMEAEFFDGTDAVTLVWIGRRRIPGIEPGRRILVRGRIGERDGAKVMYNPNYELRENS, from the coding sequence ATGCCTTTCACAGGCGGTAACAAGACGGGATCCGGTGCCGTGGGCAAGGTAGGCCCCGACAGTGGTTATTTCCGGCGTCTGGGGCGTCGACTGACGGCCGATCTCGACGTGCTCGATGCGGAGGAGCTGGCCGAGACCTCGGAAGCGTCAGGGGCGTGCAGGGCGGCCGAGTGCCGGCGTGGTGAAGAGGTCACCATGCTGGGCCGGTTGCGCAGTGTGGAGGCCTGTCCGAAATCGGCCAGTGCCACGATGGAAGCCGAATTCTTCGACGGCACCGACGCGGTGACGCTGGTCTGGATCGGCCGCCGCCGCATTCCGGGCATCGAGCCGGGGCGACGTATCCTGGTTCGTGGCCGCATCGGTGAACGCGATGGCGCCAAGGTGATGTACAACCCCAACTACGAACTCCGCGAGAATTCCTGA
- a CDS encoding alpha/beta fold hydrolase — MSQPARSGALRPAVVVGLPGTGSDADFARRAFETACAARDLPFIAVEPDPRAVVASCRAALDEAAGRGPVLAAGISLGAAIAIEWAAARPDAAAGVLAALPAWTGADTTGCPAALSAATTAAQLRADGLEPVIERMRAGSPPWLARALTQSWRRHWPDLPAALEEAADYAWPEPELLAALQVPTTIVAAIDDPVHPITVAQRWCALLPHARLHRITLDELGADPAVLGHRGLGEPATVAAPRI, encoded by the coding sequence GTGTCACAGCCAGCCCGCTCCGGAGCACTCCGCCCGGCGGTCGTCGTCGGCCTGCCCGGTACCGGGTCCGATGCCGACTTCGCCCGGCGTGCCTTCGAAACCGCCTGCGCCGCCAGGGATCTGCCGTTCATCGCGGTCGAGCCCGACCCCCGGGCGGTGGTGGCGAGCTGCCGGGCGGCGCTCGACGAAGCGGCCGGGCGCGGGCCCGTTCTCGCGGCCGGTATCTCACTCGGCGCGGCGATCGCGATCGAGTGGGCCGCCGCCCGGCCGGACGCGGCCGCCGGGGTGCTCGCGGCACTGCCCGCATGGACCGGCGCCGACACCACCGGCTGCCCCGCGGCCCTGAGCGCGGCGACGACCGCGGCCCAGCTGCGCGCCGACGGTCTGGAACCGGTGATCGAGCGGATGCGGGCGGGCAGTCCCCCGTGGCTGGCGCGCGCTCTCACCCAGTCCTGGCGCAGGCACTGGCCGGACCTGCCCGCCGCGCTCGAAGAAGCCGCCGATTACGCCTGGCCGGAGCCGGAACTTCTTGCGGCACTACAGGTTCCGACGACGATCGTCGCCGCGATCGACGACCCGGTCCATCCGATCACGGTGGCGCAGCGGTGGTGCGCCCTGCTTCCGCACGCGCGATTGCATCGCATCACACTCGACGAACTCGGCGCCGACCCGGCCGTTCTGGGCCACCGCGGCCTCGGCGAGCCGGCGACGGTCGCCGCACCCCGGATATGA